From Kamptonema formosum PCC 6407, a single genomic window includes:
- a CDS encoding SDR family oxidoreductase yields MIESKKGAVVITGTSSGVGRATALLLEKQGYYVFAGVRKEKDAESLKQASSGNLTPIILDITKAEQIKYAAELVSQIVGDKGVVGLVNNAGVAIDGPLECIPIDDLRLQFEVDVIGQIAVTQAFIPAIRKAKGRIVNIGSVASKVALPYFAALSASKFALEALTDSLRMELTPWGIEVISILPGPINTEVSEKVEAGYLKTIANMSPEARAMYGNNHKAYMAEVVKENQEGMPPEKVANTILKSLDDRKPKRHYIVGEDLFFLTCNKFFPTRLFYDIFYSLVERDLKFDKR; encoded by the coding sequence ATGATTGAAAGTAAAAAAGGTGCTGTAGTCATTACAGGAACATCTTCCGGTGTTGGTCGAGCAACCGCATTGCTATTAGAAAAGCAAGGATACTATGTCTTTGCAGGAGTTCGCAAAGAAAAAGATGCTGAATCATTAAAGCAGGCTAGCTCTGGCAATTTAACACCTATTATCCTCGACATCACAAAAGCGGAACAAATTAAATATGCCGCAGAACTTGTTTCGCAAATAGTTGGCGATAAAGGAGTCGTAGGATTAGTGAACAACGCGGGTGTTGCCATAGACGGGCCATTGGAATGTATTCCCATCGATGATTTGAGGCTGCAATTTGAAGTCGATGTTATCGGTCAAATTGCCGTCACCCAGGCATTTATCCCCGCGATCCGAAAAGCCAAAGGTCGAATTGTTAATATTGGTTCGGTTGCTAGTAAAGTTGCTCTGCCATATTTCGCCGCCTTGTCTGCTTCTAAATTTGCATTGGAAGCACTCACAGATTCTTTGAGAATGGAATTAACTCCTTGGGGAATTGAAGTCATTTCGATCTTACCGGGTCCAATTAATACAGAAGTATCCGAAAAAGTGGAGGCTGGCTATCTAAAAACAATCGCTAATATGTCACCAGAAGCTAGAGCCATGTATGGCAATAATCACAAAGCTTATATGGCGGAAGTGGTGAAGGAAAATCAGGAAGGAATGCCACCGGAAAAAGTCGCAAATACGATTTTAAAGTCTTTGGACGATCGCAAACCCAAAAGGCACTATATTGTCGGGGAAGACCTCTTTTTCTTGACCTGTAACAAGTTCTTTCCTACTCGGCTTTTTTATGACATTTTCTATTCCCTTGTAGAAAGAGACTTGAAATTTGATAAAAGGTGA
- a CDS encoding IS4 family transposase: MLPLFYQNCLSSQLKKTEYLTLAIVVCLLQIHKQVSIERLATVWSYPVLFESRRRNLQRFFKLPVLRIETIWFPLVKYILNTAFKNQSVLMLAIDRTQWRHNNLFFISLIWSQRAIPLYWEILPKRGSTNIQEQQNLITPVLVLLQDYQIIILGDREFGSVKLAQWLYDVGVKFVLRVKQERYIQSEKEEYQRLSELGLIPGTGFYRSGVKVTKQKGFGKFDVAGYWKRKYKTNGASEGWFLLTNVGSLKLAIASFKCRSGIEAMFKDCKTGGYNLENSHACYDRLKSLILLIAIAYTCAIIQGHTIKQMGIQKYVGRVQELGRSIRRHSNFWIGLYGECWVTGSEVCQDLVTELMRIRSNKRPFFKKGIRARTLILSTL; encoded by the coding sequence ATGCTTCCTTTATTTTACCAAAATTGCTTGTCAAGTCAACTCAAAAAAACTGAATACTTAACTCTTGCAATTGTTGTCTGCCTTTTACAAATACACAAACAGGTCAGTATTGAGAGACTAGCTACTGTTTGGTCATATCCTGTACTCTTTGAGAGTCGGAGGCGCAATCTTCAAAGATTTTTTAAGTTGCCAGTCTTGCGAATTGAAACCATCTGGTTTCCCTTGGTGAAATACATCTTGAACACGGCTTTTAAAAATCAGTCTGTGTTGATGCTAGCTATCGACCGCACTCAATGGCGACACAATAATTTATTTTTTATTAGTCTAATTTGGTCGCAAAGGGCTATTCCTTTATACTGGGAAATACTCCCCAAAAGAGGCAGTACGAATATTCAAGAACAACAAAATTTAATTACACCTGTTTTGGTCTTGCTACAAGATTATCAAATAATTATTCTAGGAGACAGAGAATTTGGTTCTGTCAAGCTGGCGCAATGGCTCTATGACGTAGGTGTCAAGTTTGTATTAAGAGTTAAACAAGAACGATACATACAATCTGAAAAAGAAGAATATCAACGTCTAAGCGAGTTAGGACTAATACCAGGGACAGGCTTTTATAGAAGCGGGGTTAAAGTTACTAAGCAAAAAGGTTTTGGCAAATTTGATGTGGCAGGTTATTGGAAAAGAAAATACAAAACTAACGGGGCTTCTGAAGGTTGGTTTCTGCTGACCAATGTAGGTAGTTTAAAATTGGCGATCGCGAGTTTTAAATGTCGGAGTGGAATAGAGGCTATGTTTAAAGACTGTAAGACAGGAGGCTATAATTTGGAAAATAGTCATGCCTGTTATGACCGCTTAAAGTCTTTAATTTTATTAATCGCGATCGCATACACTTGTGCAATTATTCAAGGTCATACAATCAAACAGATGGGGATTCAAAAATATGTGGGTCGGGTGCAGGAATTAGGGCGATCGATACGTCGTCATAGCAACTTTTGGATAGGTTTATATGGTGAATGTTGGGTGACAGGAAGTGAAGTTTGCCAAGATTTAGTAACTGAATTAATGAGGATTAGAAGTAATAAGCGACCATTTTTCAAGAAGGGGATAAGGGCTAGAACCTTGATTCTATCTACTCTTTGA
- a CDS encoding LamG domain-containing protein → MNILSNFVKTYTDKTYKYTAQINHKGTIIAFAMDEASRIYYSVLALEDTKTQQKSPLDVNYWLDNPKEISFPNEIVQVGYAILPNVRMPIVKKGTRQEAKLGTLRSEEIDPFLSTTARFTSQASFQVLSDGKFIYLFRQAIDKNHSDMLYKQDKAGNFVLDKAQQKVPLVNETLLVDRYVLAGTELKLKMEVRYQRSRHKYNPETNKDGLGAKDLEKKPFFEPTQELDFIRNLKDGRFNVLLLPTQIAELERWQIFTHNSKTGLIDSFNLERSNDGLFNTKGTQLYTSPDPQYQNSVLERQPGTDSFTGEPLIPIISKSGYAESALNFDGQDDYVELPSTPENLFQSFTIESWVCYHELGNYTRIFDFGNGIGSDNILLTNVGTTNNLGLHIYQGDNSQSIEIPNAIEIGEWLHITVTMDDTGNTTLYKNGLLIGQKKLHLPRTLIRNQNYLGKSNWPNDAFFDGKMDEVRIWTRCRSQTEIQADMNQRLVGDEPGLWAYWRFDEGFGDRLYDQTENAIHGSIKGATWVKSDAPIGDCPGLQRTSFSLQSGSEQRNITSGLSALLYHQQEKVSTGYDRQEKPVKRNARVMLTLGTSSPSSATTDSHFIAALDFAVSREGRIAQVPDNLTLPNLQAGNAANQDLDAVSRLQEDIANLKASINQLEIEIAALKTATQRIIILEAQKARLEAEVKSLTDDLNNKKQDMFNYFCRIQVNGNGNYWTADGNGSLSHQPRNDNNDGQYWTFLGGYQGSTRLCPSNHLTTKAPSFWSSDRSRGLIYDGSFKVDDWWERVAGMLSLTKSSGNNYNFSIQANLSAPMQTGVFTFTKTERATSKITDVENNLRNKQTELTNTINELNKLYTDRDKLKEKESQLALQKIQLENKETELELLRSGIQGEIALPMSLLHTDPCGLTVAGGLLNFAYTKDTPLLVNSATGKVALYFRGLDDQFFVTYYDTNTTKARYLLEVEIGKLSATARSAEPECDRATFTITDSATPETCTLKITNQSTGLEETWRNLPREVQQFSNVLNGGASQPIFIGKLKEPAVGKPINSLTLSQKAKQTLPQGSILSLGNRKVVVSEDTSATEDSIPITPANLSAPADTAIYLIPYDYDAWTTNNRTSNSLSTGSLQFFFQPGSSSGNVVNSTVADSETTRSCQWVAESPGRALSFDGKDDYVGLGEPAKLPQFDAKGDLTLETWVRPAQLAESCRVIHHNSAQSQYTLGIQSKSSNCISALQFDGVDDYIELPPASIPTGNEITISFWALGGAKLPNEHFVLEAVDANNSRVLTIHLPWSNSLITFDCANSSGTFDRIEKAAQASDFKGVWSHWAFTKNATTGEMKIYLNGKLWHSGTGKTRTITQTTKVRLGSSASGGYYYNGSLDEVQIWNKARSEAEIQSDMNRRLVGNEAGLMGYWQFTGGIAKDYSPNGYNGTIFGQPSLVASVIQESQIYSFAGVGNLFQKSKEATPMAQWHHLSAVYNQSYALQFKGNGFLECDHNPTLDLDRDLTLETFLRVDTLSQRQGILTKGKLGDGTDRNVPYSLYIDTDGKIAFAFEDKQGKSYIYKSSETLQVGQFYKIAVTRQHQTEVKNQGTADLPNVIVNQWADIRFYVNQKVAGYEIYKGADLDRNSQKLEMGKTYQGSQPSYLQGVISEIRLWNTVVALANLGTKINGQEKGLVAWWRLEENQGNIASDSKGESHAVIIAAQWVKNPDPQGSSLTLYQNGIPVPMETFTPQVSWGEKQFTLGGISQKTGIPLEPFAGTMEEVRIWKIARTQEQIQDNLFSRIKGKKQDLIANYTFDLESQTDLLDQSLIGNHLTLGLNDAKPMSVLSTAPISEDTAIIRSALAGVKTQFHDKIHCSPGVQEYSDLQYDIDGNLIGIQKRCYSYIKNGQWHLLTGYKVGNLITEWIGQVQADPQIIGYIEGAPPVPSENLTGASVDMDPYDGTAIQLVESDSVQYVYSSSKESGFDMSIEMQASVGLSDEVSVGLGVEKKVLELEGGARLKTAFSSSQGTIAEASVSYGYNTTKVSRLQTWGAWEKIGSEINSYVGRRYIPANVGLALVQSDTMDVFALRLAHNNALVSYRFLPNPDIPKDWNIITFPLNPNYTKQGTLDGKVGLKEDGSVQVDPHYPNAANYGQWSYFKPIEAYSLKKRIERQRQELATYYDQYSTFQNVSYQATGSLDELRGKQIASRNLVNTYVWTADGGFFSESTDVMEATTETTTGFYSFQGMAGGGLDFSLSVGMLSVGFELDAMFGGHLATTKTKGRDTEKSFALEVEVDVERDIQLYANTEALKAKYYGLYHPEELGVYDSQGNPIKQPGKVDAYRFMTFYFEPTTENFEDFFGKVVDPIWLEQSSDPNAIALRQANQGEKKPSCWRVFHRVTFVSRILPEIAAPNAPPLEKAIRAANIESNWELIKKLEPFVQTKTQDFVTFADAVRSAIATYFPELQGHEEAVLQYLALYFGLNAGI, encoded by the coding sequence ATGAATATCCTCAGCAACTTCGTCAAAACTTACACTGACAAGACCTATAAATATACCGCACAAATTAACCACAAAGGGACAATTATTGCCTTTGCTATGGACGAAGCAAGTCGGATCTACTACTCGGTTTTAGCCCTAGAAGACACGAAAACCCAACAAAAAAGCCCCCTGGATGTTAATTACTGGTTAGATAACCCTAAAGAAATTAGTTTTCCCAACGAAATTGTGCAAGTGGGCTATGCAATCTTGCCCAATGTTAGAATGCCAATTGTGAAAAAAGGCACGAGACAAGAAGCTAAACTCGGAACATTACGGTCTGAAGAAATAGACCCATTTTTATCAACTACTGCCCGCTTTACGTCTCAAGCTTCTTTCCAAGTTTTATCAGACGGCAAATTCATTTATTTATTCCGTCAAGCCATTGATAAAAATCACAGTGATATGCTTTATAAACAAGACAAAGCGGGAAACTTTGTTTTAGATAAAGCACAGCAAAAAGTCCCCTTAGTCAATGAAACTCTGCTCGTAGACCGCTATGTTTTAGCCGGGACAGAATTAAAACTTAAAATGGAAGTGCGGTATCAACGCAGTCGCCACAAATACAATCCCGAAACGAATAAAGACGGTTTAGGGGCAAAAGATTTAGAGAAAAAGCCCTTTTTTGAACCCACCCAAGAATTAGATTTTATTCGTAACTTAAAAGACGGTCGCTTTAATGTCTTATTGCTGCCCACCCAAATCGCCGAACTAGAGCGGTGGCAAATTTTCACTCATAATAGTAAGACCGGACTCATTGATTCCTTTAATTTGGAACGTTCCAATGATGGCTTGTTTAATACCAAAGGAACACAACTTTATACCAGTCCAGATCCGCAGTATCAAAACTCCGTCTTAGAACGTCAACCGGGGACAGATTCGTTTACTGGAGAGCCATTAATCCCAATTATTAGTAAGTCAGGCTATGCCGAATCTGCTCTCAATTTTGATGGACAAGACGATTATGTAGAACTACCTTCCACGCCCGAAAATCTCTTTCAATCTTTCACTATTGAAAGTTGGGTTTGCTACCATGAGTTGGGAAATTACACGAGAATCTTTGACTTTGGAAATGGCATTGGCTCAGACAATATTCTTTTAACGAATGTGGGGACTACTAATAATCTAGGATTGCATATTTATCAGGGAGATAATTCACAGTCAATCGAGATTCCTAATGCCATAGAAATTGGCGAGTGGCTGCATATTACTGTCACGATGGATGATACAGGCAATACTACCCTGTATAAAAATGGTCTATTAATCGGACAGAAAAAACTTCATCTCCCCCGAACATTAATTCGCAATCAGAACTATTTAGGAAAGAGTAATTGGCCGAACGATGCTTTCTTCGATGGTAAAATGGATGAAGTCAGGATTTGGACTCGTTGCCGCAGCCAAACCGAAATTCAGGCGGATATGAACCAGCGTTTAGTTGGGGATGAACCAGGATTATGGGCCTATTGGCGTTTTGATGAAGGATTTGGCGATCGCCTCTATGACCAAACTGAAAACGCCATTCACGGTAGCATTAAAGGTGCAACTTGGGTTAAATCCGATGCCCCCATTGGCGATTGTCCCGGACTCCAACGTACCAGCTTTAGCTTACAATCCGGTTCAGAGCAACGGAATATTACTTCGGGTTTATCCGCCCTGCTGTATCATCAACAGGAAAAAGTTTCCACAGGGTACGATCGCCAAGAAAAACCCGTCAAACGTAATGCCAGGGTGATGTTAACCCTTGGCACCAGTAGTCCAAGTTCAGCAACAACCGATAGCCATTTTATTGCCGCCTTAGATTTCGCCGTTTCACGGGAAGGCAGAATTGCCCAAGTTCCCGATAATCTCACTCTGCCAAATCTCCAGGCAGGGAATGCAGCGAACCAAGATTTAGATGCCGTTAGCCGTTTACAGGAAGATATTGCCAATTTAAAGGCTAGTATTAACCAGTTGGAAATTGAGATTGCTGCCTTAAAAACAGCCACTCAAAGAATTATTATCTTGGAGGCACAAAAGGCAAGGTTAGAAGCAGAAGTTAAGTCATTAACGGACGACTTAAATAATAAGAAACAGGATATGTTTAATTATTTTTGTCGGATTCAGGTGAACGGCAATGGCAACTACTGGACAGCAGACGGCAATGGAAGTTTATCGCACCAGCCGAGAAATGATAATAATGATGGTCAATATTGGACTTTTTTGGGTGGCTATCAGGGTTCTACAAGACTTTGCCCATCTAACCATTTAACCACAAAGGCACCGAGTTTCTGGAGTAGCGATCGCTCACGCGGCTTAATTTATGATGGTTCTTTTAAGGTAGATGATTGGTGGGAAAGGGTCGCGGGAATGTTGTCTCTTACTAAGAGTAGCGGCAATAACTATAATTTCTCGATTCAGGCTAACCTGAGCGCTCCTATGCAAACAGGAGTTTTCACTTTTACTAAAACTGAGCGAGCGACCTCTAAGATTACAGATGTCGAAAATAACTTACGGAACAAACAAACTGAATTAACCAACACGATTAATGAGTTAAATAAACTCTACACCGATCGCGACAAACTCAAGGAAAAAGAAAGTCAGTTAGCCCTGCAAAAAATTCAACTGGAAAATAAAGAAACCGAGTTAGAATTATTGCGCTCTGGCATTCAAGGGGAAATTGCCCTGCCCATGTCCTTGCTACATACAGACCCTTGCGGCCTGACTGTAGCGGGGGGATTACTCAACTTTGCTTATACCAAAGATACTCCCTTACTGGTCAATAGTGCGACCGGGAAAGTGGCCTTGTATTTCCGAGGATTGGACGATCAATTTTTTGTTACCTATTACGATACCAATACCACCAAAGCACGGTATTTATTAGAGGTAGAAATCGGTAAACTGAGTGCAACAGCTCGCTCGGCTGAACCCGAGTGCGATCGCGCCACCTTCACCATTACCGACAGTGCCACCCCCGAAACCTGCACCCTCAAGATTACCAACCAATCCACCGGACTCGAAGAAACTTGGCGCAACCTGCCGCGAGAAGTCCAACAATTTAGCAACGTCCTCAATGGGGGAGCCAGTCAGCCTATCTTTATTGGCAAACTGAAAGAACCTGCCGTTGGTAAACCCATCAACAGTTTGACCTTGAGCCAAAAAGCCAAACAAACGCTCCCCCAAGGCTCCATCCTCTCTTTAGGAAATCGGAAAGTCGTTGTCAGTGAAGACACGAGTGCCACAGAAGATAGCATTCCCATCACCCCTGCCAACCTCAGCGCCCCCGCAGACACTGCCATCTATCTCATCCCCTACGACTACGACGCATGGACGACCAACAACCGTACTAGCAACTCCCTCAGTACCGGTTCCCTGCAATTCTTCTTCCAACCCGGCAGTAGTAGCGGAAACGTAGTCAATAGCACCGTCGCCGACAGCGAAACCACTCGCTCCTGTCAATGGGTGGCAGAATCACCCGGTCGCGCCTTGTCCTTTGATGGCAAAGATGACTATGTGGGACTTGGAGAGCCAGCTAAACTTCCTCAATTCGATGCCAAAGGGGATTTAACCCTAGAAACGTGGGTTCGTCCCGCACAATTAGCAGAAAGCTGCCGCGTAATTCATCACAATTCTGCTCAGTCCCAATATACATTAGGGATTCAATCCAAGAGTAGCAATTGCATCTCAGCCCTCCAATTTGATGGCGTAGATGACTATATCGAACTTCCGCCCGCCAGTATTCCCACAGGGAACGAAATTACCATTAGTTTTTGGGCATTAGGCGGAGCAAAACTGCCTAATGAGCACTTTGTACTGGAAGCTGTAGATGCCAATAACAGCAGGGTACTCACAATTCACCTCCCTTGGAGTAACAGCCTCATTACCTTTGACTGTGCCAACAGTAGTGGCACTTTTGATCGAATTGAAAAAGCAGCCCAAGCCTCTGATTTCAAAGGAGTTTGGTCGCACTGGGCATTTACCAAAAATGCCACCACCGGAGAGATGAAAATATATCTCAATGGGAAATTATGGCACAGTGGCACTGGGAAAACCCGAACCATCACACAAACAACCAAAGTCCGTTTAGGCTCGAGTGCTTCAGGAGGCTATTACTATAACGGGAGTTTAGATGAAGTTCAGATTTGGAATAAAGCGCGCTCTGAAGCCGAGATTCAAAGCGACATGAATCGCCGACTTGTAGGCAATGAAGCAGGTTTAATGGGCTATTGGCAATTTACAGGAGGAATCGCCAAAGACTACTCTCCCAATGGTTATAACGGCACCATCTTTGGGCAACCCTCCCTAGTTGCTTCCGTGATTCAAGAAAGCCAAATTTATAGCTTTGCCGGCGTTGGCAACCTGTTCCAAAAATCCAAAGAAGCTACTCCTATGGCGCAATGGCATCATTTGTCCGCCGTATATAACCAATCTTATGCCTTGCAATTTAAGGGCAACGGCTTCTTAGAATGCGACCACAATCCCACCTTAGATTTAGACCGAGATTTAACCCTAGAAACCTTCTTACGAGTTGACACATTAAGTCAACGTCAAGGCATCTTGACCAAAGGCAAATTGGGAGATGGCACGGATCGAAATGTGCCTTATTCCCTCTATATTGACACCGATGGCAAAATTGCCTTTGCCTTTGAAGACAAACAGGGAAAAAGCTACATCTATAAATCCAGTGAAACGTTACAAGTGGGACAGTTCTATAAAATCGCTGTCACCCGCCAACATCAAACGGAAGTCAAAAATCAAGGAACTGCCGATCTCCCTAATGTGATCGTCAATCAATGGGCAGATATTCGCTTTTATGTCAATCAAAAAGTGGCAGGGTATGAAATTTATAAAGGGGCAGACTTAGACCGCAATTCCCAAAAATTGGAAATGGGGAAAACCTATCAAGGTTCACAACCCAGTTACTTACAAGGGGTGATTAGTGAGATTCGGCTCTGGAATACTGTAGTAGCTCTAGCGAATTTGGGAACCAAGATTAATGGTCAAGAAAAAGGGCTAGTGGCTTGGTGGCGTTTAGAAGAAAATCAAGGCAATATTGCCTCCGACTCGAAAGGAGAAAGCCATGCGGTGATTATTGCCGCCCAATGGGTTAAAAATCCCGATCCTCAAGGCTCTAGTTTAACCCTTTATCAAAATGGCATTCCCGTGCCAATGGAAACTTTTACGCCTCAAGTTAGTTGGGGTGAAAAACAGTTCACATTAGGGGGAATTTCTCAAAAGACAGGCATTCCCTTAGAACCATTTGCGGGAACGATGGAAGAAGTTCGCATCTGGAAAATTGCCCGCACCCAAGAACAAATTCAAGACAATTTGTTTAGCCGCATTAAAGGGAAAAAACAAGACTTGATTGCTAATTATACTTTCGATCTAGAAAGCCAGACCGACCTATTAGATCAATCGTTGATTGGGAATCATTTAACCCTGGGTTTGAACGATGCTAAACCAATGTCTGTTTTGTCTACAGCTCCGATTAGCGAAGATACAGCTATTATTCGTTCTGCCCTAGCGGGTGTGAAAACTCAGTTCCACGATAAGATTCATTGTAGCCCAGGGGTGCAAGAGTATTCCGATTTACAGTACGACATTGATGGCAATTTAATAGGCATTCAAAAACGCTGTTATAGCTATATCAAAAATGGTCAATGGCACTTATTGACGGGCTATAAAGTGGGGAATTTGATTACTGAATGGATCGGACAAGTGCAAGCAGATCCCCAAATTATTGGCTACATTGAAGGCGCACCCCCTGTACCTAGTGAAAACCTTACGGGAGCAAGTGTCGATATGGACCCCTATGATGGCACGGCGATTCAATTAGTCGAGTCAGATAGCGTCCAGTATGTTTACTCGTCTTCTAAAGAAAGTGGTTTTGATATGTCCATTGAGATGCAAGCCTCTGTGGGTTTATCAGATGAAGTCAGTGTGGGTTTGGGTGTCGAGAAAAAGGTTCTGGAACTGGAGGGAGGCGCGCGGTTAAAAACGGCTTTTAGTTCTTCTCAAGGCACGATAGCTGAAGCCAGTGTGAGTTATGGCTATAACACAACCAAAGTAAGCCGTTTGCAAACCTGGGGAGCTTGGGAGAAAATTGGCTCAGAAATTAACTCCTATGTGGGTCGTCGCTATATTCCTGCGAATGTGGGGTTAGCCTTAGTCCAGTCGGATACAATGGATGTGTTTGCCCTGCGGTTGGCCCATAATAATGCCTTGGTATCCTATCGGTTCTTACCCAATCCAGATATCCCCAAAGATTGGAATATTATTACCTTCCCGCTTAATCCTAATTATACAAAACAGGGAACTCTGGATGGGAAAGTTGGCTTGAAGGAAGATGGCAGCGTGCAAGTCGATCCGCACTATCCCAATGCGGCGAATTATGGACAATGGAGTTACTTTAAGCCTATTGAAGCCTATAGTCTCAAAAAACGTATTGAGCGACAACGGCAGGAGTTAGCAACCTATTACGATCAGTATTCAACTTTCCAGAATGTGAGCTATCAAGCAACGGGTTCTTTGGACGAATTGCGTGGAAAACAGATAGCGAGTCGGAATTTAGTGAATACCTATGTTTGGACTGCGGATGGAGGCTTTTTCTCTGAGTCTACGGACGTGATGGAAGCTACCACAGAAACGACAACGGGTTTCTATTCCTTCCAAGGTATGGCTGGCGGTGGATTAGATTTTTCGCTGAGCGTCGGTATGTTATCCGTTGGCTTTGAATTGGATGCCATGTTTGGCGGTCATTTGGCGACGACGAAAACGAAGGGACGGGATACAGAGAAGTCTTTTGCGTTGGAAGTGGAAGTGGATGTCGAGCGGGATATTCAACTTTATGCCAATACGGAAGCTCTGAAAGCGAAGTATTACGGACTGTACCATCCCGAAGAACTGGGAGTTTACGATTCCCAGGGGAATCCCATTAAACAACCGGGGAAAGTGGATGCTTACCGCTTTATGACCTTCTATTTTGAACCGACAACGGAAAACTTTGAGGACTTTTTTGGCAAAGTGGTAGACCCGATTTGGTTGGAACAAAGTAGCGATCCTAATGCGATCGCGCTGCGTCAAGCTAACCAAGGTGAGAAAAAGCCCTCCTGTTGGCGGGTGTTTCACCGTGTCACCTTTGTCAGTCGCATTTTACCGGAGATTGCGGCCCCAAATGCTCCCCCCCTGGAAAAGGCGATTCGGGCGGCTAATATTGAGAGTAATTGGGAGTTGATCAAGAAGCTTGAACCCTTTGTGCAGACTAAGACTCAAGACTTTGTGACTTTTGCAGATGCTGTACGGAGTGCGATCGCGACCTATTTTCCTGAACTCCAAGGTCATGAAGAAGCTGTGCTTCAATACCTGGCGTTGTATTTTGGTCTAAACGCAGGGATTTAG
- a CDS encoding MATE family efflux transporter translates to MTSKQETKVTNQIRQGDLIQLMLNLSIPGIVGMLLIGLNPFLDALFAGRLIGENALAAISLALPLTTIVVGCALLVGIGSASVLSRAIGAGDIKTQSNIFGTFIILSLIISLFVTILGYGFGEQLILFMGGKGEVASLGSEYFKTYMLGSVFFVLAVGSSQLIKSEGKIGLATIFAAISVLTNTILNPLFVGVFHWGIQGIAFATIVSNLVYTLVNFTYFISGKSSMAVQLKKLTLSLDLLSPILSVGISVFIMEVMTIVQQVVIFKSIAYYGTDTDIAFAGATLNLYSLAVTPVYGFVQALQPVIGINYGSGNHNRMKQAYFIFGIGGTILLTVIWLPLQLYPATFLSWLLPQVVFTANDLLNFRIVTILLPILSFVFCSITLFQSIGNGKIAGIIVVARQVFLFIPVVLILPLFVGINGIYYSLTAVDILVSLVVALFTWMELDRIQFQISVK, encoded by the coding sequence ATGACTTCAAAACAGGAAACAAAAGTTACAAATCAAATCCGCCAAGGCGATCTAATTCAACTAATGTTGAATTTATCAATTCCCGGTATTGTGGGAATGCTACTAATTGGCTTGAACCCTTTTCTCGATGCTTTATTTGCCGGACGACTAATTGGTGAAAACGCTTTGGCAGCTATCTCTTTAGCATTGCCCCTGACGACGATTGTAGTTGGATGTGCCCTATTAGTTGGTATAGGTTCTGCTTCGGTTCTCAGCCGCGCTATTGGCGCAGGAGATATCAAAACTCAGTCTAATATCTTCGGTACTTTCATAATTTTGAGTCTGATTATTTCCTTATTTGTCACCATCTTAGGTTACGGTTTTGGCGAACAATTAATCTTATTTATGGGAGGTAAAGGTGAAGTTGCCTCATTAGGTTCGGAGTATTTTAAAACCTATATGTTAGGGTCTGTATTTTTTGTCCTGGCGGTAGGTTCTAGTCAGCTAATTAAGTCGGAAGGTAAAATTGGTTTAGCGACAATTTTTGCTGCTATTTCGGTGCTGACTAATACCATTCTCAACCCTCTATTTGTAGGCGTTTTTCACTGGGGTATCCAAGGAATAGCTTTCGCAACGATTGTTTCTAATTTAGTTTACACGCTCGTTAATTTTACTTATTTTATTTCTGGAAAAAGTTCGATGGCGGTTCAACTTAAAAAGTTAACTTTGTCATTAGATTTACTGTCACCCATCTTATCAGTGGGTATATCAGTATTCATCATGGAAGTAATGACTATAGTTCAACAAGTCGTCATTTTTAAATCGATTGCCTACTATGGAACCGATACTGATATTGCCTTCGCGGGAGCGACATTGAACCTATATTCTTTAGCCGTAACTCCTGTTTATGGCTTCGTACAAGCTCTACAGCCAGTAATAGGAATAAATTATGGATCGGGAAATCATAATAGAATGAAGCAAGCCTACTTTATTTTTGGCATTGGCGGCACTATTCTGTTAACTGTAATCTGGTTGCCCCTACAATTATATCCGGCAACTTTTCTGAGTTGGTTGTTGCCGCAGGTGGTTTTTACTGCTAACGATCTGCTCAATTTTCGGATTGTCACTATATTGCTACCCATACTGTCTTTTGTATTCTGTAGCATTACTTTGTTCCAATCCATAGGTAATGGTAAAATTGCAGGGATTATAGTTGTGGCAAGACAAGTATTTCTGTTTATCCCAGTAGTGTTAATATTGCCCCTATTTGTAGGAATAAATGGAATTTATTATAGCTTAACTGCTGTAGATATTTTAGTTTCTCTAGTTGTGGCTTTATTTACTTGGATGGAATTAGATCGAATCCAATTTCAAATCTCAGTAAAATAA